The Streptococcus oralis Uo5 genome includes a window with the following:
- a CDS encoding exodeoxyribonuclease VII small subunit, with the protein MSKQKKFEENLAELESIVQSLENGEIALEDAIAAFQKGMVLSKELQATLDKAEKTLVKVMQEDGTESDFE; encoded by the coding sequence ATGTCAAAACAAAAGAAATTTGAGGAAAATCTAGCAGAACTGGAAAGCATTGTCCAAAGTTTGGAAAACGGTGAAATTGCTCTGGAAGATGCGATTGCTGCCTTTCAAAAGGGTATGGTCTTGTCAAAAGAGCTCCAAGCGACCTTGGACAAGGCTGAAAAGACCTTGGTCAAGGTCATGCAAGAAGACGGAACAGAAAGTGATTTTGAATGA
- a CDS encoding polyprenyl synthetase family protein, with protein sequence MKKQEKLALVESALENFYGDQQFASSLREAVLYSIHAGGKRIRPFLLLEVLESLHVTIRPAHAQVAAALEMIHTGSLIHDDLPAMDDDDYRRGRLTNHKKFGEAMAILAGDALFLDPYALIAQADLPSQIKVDLIANLSLASGSLGMVAGQVLDMEGEHQHLSLEELQTIHANKTGKLLAYPFQAAAIIAELAPEIQAKLKTVGELIGLAFQVRDDVLDVTASFEEIGKTPQKDLQAEKSTYPALLGLEEAIDFCNETLNQAMAKLEEIAEQASFETEPIVNVVESLRING encoded by the coding sequence ATGAAGAAGCAAGAAAAATTAGCTCTTGTTGAGTCGGCTTTGGAAAATTTTTATGGAGACCAGCAGTTTGCTTCTAGTTTACGAGAAGCTGTTCTCTATTCCATTCATGCTGGTGGCAAGAGAATTCGGCCTTTTCTCTTGCTAGAGGTTCTGGAATCCTTGCACGTTACTATTAGACCAGCACATGCTCAAGTGGCTGCGGCTTTGGAAATGATTCATACAGGGAGCTTGATTCACGATGATCTTCCTGCCATGGATGATGATGATTACCGTCGTGGTCGGTTGACTAATCATAAGAAATTTGGCGAAGCGATGGCAATATTGGCAGGAGATGCCTTGTTCCTAGATCCCTATGCCTTGATAGCTCAGGCAGATTTGCCAAGTCAGATCAAGGTGGACTTGATTGCCAACCTATCCCTTGCTTCAGGAAGTCTAGGCATGGTGGCAGGGCAGGTTTTAGATATGGAAGGCGAACACCAACATTTGTCTTTGGAAGAACTTCAGACCATTCACGCTAATAAAACTGGTAAGTTACTTGCCTATCCTTTCCAAGCAGCTGCTATCATAGCTGAATTAGCACCAGAAATCCAAGCAAAACTGAAAACTGTGGGTGAATTGATTGGCCTTGCCTTTCAAGTTCGAGATGATGTACTGGATGTGACCGCTAGTTTTGAGGAAATAGGCAAGACACCACAAAAGGATTTACAGGCAGAAAAGTCAACCTATCCAGCCTTGTTGGGCTTGGAAGAGGCTATTGACTTTTGTAACGAAACTCTGAATCAAGCCATGGCTAAATTAGAAGAAATTGCTGAGCAGGCTAGCTTTGAAACAGAACCGATTGTAAATGTAGTAGAAAGTTTGAGAATCAATGGCTAA
- the xseA gene encoding exodeoxyribonuclease VII large subunit: MEKYLSVTTLTKYLKMKFDKDPYLERVYLTGQVSNFRKRPTHQYFSLKDDHAVIQATIWSGIYQKLGFDLEEGMKINVIGRVQVYEPSGSYSIIIEKAEPDGVGALAIQFEQLKKKLTEEGLFQERFKQPLPQFSKKIGVVTSRSGAVIRDIITTVSRRFPGVDILLYPTKVQGDGAAEEIARNIARANQREDLDVLIIGRGGGSIEDLWAFNEEIVVRAIFESRLPVISSVGHETDVTLADFVADRRAATPTAAAELATPVTKLDLLTHLQNQEKRMATAVQNVLSKKQEALKKCSQSVIFRQPERLYDGYLQRLDQLQLRLKQSLRTRISDNKQLVQARTHQLVQLSPITKIQRYQDRLGQLDKLLRGQMALVYDAKVAEVKRLSEALLMLDTSRIVARGYAIVKKEETVVDSVESLKKKDQVTLLMRDGQVELEVKDVKTKEI; this comes from the coding sequence ATGGAAAAGTATTTATCGGTAACAACTTTGACCAAGTATCTGAAAATGAAATTCGATAAAGACCCTTACTTGGAACGGGTCTATTTAACTGGTCAAGTTTCCAACTTTCGTAAACGACCTACTCACCAATATTTTTCCCTAAAAGATGACCACGCAGTCATTCAAGCGACCATCTGGTCAGGGATCTATCAGAAATTAGGTTTCGACCTGGAAGAGGGGATGAAAATCAATGTGATTGGACGAGTTCAGGTTTATGAACCGAGCGGGAGCTACTCTATCATCATTGAGAAGGCTGAACCTGATGGGGTTGGGGCGCTTGCGATTCAGTTTGAACAACTAAAGAAAAAACTAACGGAAGAAGGTCTCTTTCAAGAACGCTTCAAGCAACCTCTTCCCCAATTTTCTAAGAAAATCGGTGTGGTGACCAGTCGTAGTGGAGCCGTTATTCGAGATATCATCACGACCGTCAGCAGACGTTTTCCTGGTGTTGATATCCTTCTCTATCCGACCAAGGTACAAGGTGATGGAGCAGCGGAGGAAATTGCTCGAAATATTGCGCGTGCCAATCAACGTGAGGACCTAGATGTTCTCATCATTGGTCGTGGTGGTGGTTCCATCGAGGATCTCTGGGCCTTTAACGAAGAAATCGTGGTACGAGCGATTTTTGAATCTCGTTTACCAGTTATCTCTAGTGTGGGGCATGAGACGGATGTGACCTTGGCAGATTTTGTAGCGGATCGTCGGGCGGCGACACCAACAGCTGCAGCTGAACTGGCAACACCTGTCACTAAGTTGGATCTCTTGACCCATTTGCAAAATCAGGAAAAACGAATGGCGACAGCTGTACAAAATGTCCTATCTAAGAAACAAGAAGCTCTGAAAAAATGCAGTCAGTCAGTCATCTTTAGACAGCCAGAGCGCTTGTACGATGGATATTTGCAACGGTTAGATCAACTACAACTGCGATTAAAACAAAGTTTGCGAACACGGATTTCTGATAATAAACAGCTAGTCCAAGCAAGGACGCATCAACTAGTCCAATTATCACCTATAACCAAAATCCAGCGTTATCAAGACCGTTTAGGTCAGTTGGACAAGCTCCTCCGTGGTCAAATGGCGCTGGTTTATGATGCCAAGGTTGCTGAGGTCAAGCGACTTTCGGAAGCATTGCTGATGTTGGATACGAGCCGAATTGTGGCGCGTGGCTATGCTATTGTCAAAAAAGAAGAGACAGTTGTGGATTCGGTTGAGAGTTTGAAGAAAAAAGACCAAGTGACGCTTTTGATGCGAGATGGTCAGGTAGAATTAGAGGTTAAAGATGTCAAAACAAAAGAAATTTGA
- the udk gene encoding uridine kinase — MQNRPIIIGVTGGSGGGKTSVSRAILSHFPDEKISMIEHDSYYKDQSHLTFEERVKTNYDHPFAFDTDLMIEQIKELLAGRPVDIPTYDYTAHTRSSKTYRQEPQDVFIVEGILVLEDKRLRDLMDIKIFVDTDDDVRIIRRIKRDMEERGRSLDSVIDQYLGVVKPMYHQFIEPTKRYADIVIPEGVSNTVAIDLLTTKIAKILEEARNSK; from the coding sequence ATGCAAAATAGACCAATCATTATCGGAGTGACAGGTGGTTCTGGTGGTGGTAAGACCAGTGTTTCGAGAGCCATTTTATCGCATTTCCCTGATGAAAAGATTTCCATGATTGAGCATGATTCATACTACAAGGATCAGTCTCACTTGACTTTTGAAGAGCGTGTCAAAACTAACTATGACCATCCATTTGCCTTTGATACAGATTTGATGATCGAGCAGATTAAGGAATTGTTGGCAGGGCGCCCAGTGGACATACCAACTTATGACTATACAGCACATACACGGAGTAGCAAGACCTATCGTCAGGAGCCTCAGGATGTCTTTATCGTTGAGGGGATTTTGGTCTTGGAGGACAAGCGCCTGCGCGATTTGATGGATATCAAGATTTTTGTGGATACAGATGATGATGTGCGCATTATTCGTCGAATCAAGCGTGATATGGAAGAACGTGGCCGTAGTCTAGATAGCGTTATTGATCAGTATTTGGGTGTGGTCAAACCCATGTACCACCAGTTTATCGAGCCGACCAAGCGTTATGCTGATATCGTCATTCCTGAGGGAGTCAGCAATACAGTTGCTATCGACCTTTTGACCACCAAGATTGCAAAGATTTTGGAAGAAGCGCGAAACAGTAAATAA
- a CDS encoding arginine repressor — MNKKERLEKIRRFVTDYQIGTQEEIVEYLREAGISATQATVSRDIKELGIVKIPLKNNTYIYELPKSIVKSLQLAEDNIVSSELMGNMINLSVIPGNTIFVKSQLVETFSEHIFSCLADDDSILIVARTAEAAEEIVEQVKKW; from the coding sequence ATGAATAAAAAAGAGAGACTTGAAAAAATTAGAAGATTTGTTACGGATTACCAGATCGGGACTCAGGAAGAAATTGTTGAGTACTTGAGGGAAGCAGGTATTTCTGCTACTCAAGCTACTGTCTCAAGGGACATCAAAGAACTTGGAATTGTTAAAATTCCTTTGAAGAACAACACCTATATCTATGAGTTGCCAAAATCAATCGTCAAAAGTTTGCAGTTGGCTGAGGATAATATTGTGAGTTCTGAGTTAATGGGAAATATGATCAACCTTTCTGTCATTCCTGGAAATACTATTTTTGTGAAGAGTCAGTTGGTTGAGACATTCTCTGAACATATTTTTAGCTGTCTAGCAGATGATGATTCTATCTTAATTGTAGCTAGAACAGCAGAGGCAGCTGAAGAAATTGTTGAACAAGTCAAAAAATGGTAG
- a CDS encoding metallophosphoesterase family protein translates to MTDYYVIGDVHGKAGMLEDLLKTWDGHTQLLFLGDLIDRGEDSRRVLEMVKDLVDNQGAICLSGNHEYMFLTWLDDPEESYDHYRRNGGDTTINSILCRPLDAPVDGVEDAKRVATEAADLVEFIRQMPFVVETDKYIFVHAGIDLTLDDWHETTDYKKVWLRKPFHEAENHTGKTIVFGHTPVYGLLKQDRGTAELWITDDGKIGMDGGAVYGGVLHGIVFTDQGMAEHHFIENDGFIAED, encoded by the coding sequence ATGACAGACTATTATGTTATTGGAGATGTTCACGGGAAAGCAGGTATGCTAGAAGATCTGCTCAAAACCTGGGATGGTCACACCCAGTTGCTCTTTCTAGGGGATTTGATTGACCGAGGTGAAGATAGTCGCCGTGTTCTAGAAATGGTCAAAGACTTGGTCGACAATCAAGGGGCTATCTGTCTATCAGGAAACCACGAGTATATGTTTCTGACTTGGCTCGATGACCCAGAAGAAAGCTATGACCATTATCGTCGCAATGGTGGAGATACAACTATTAACTCTATCCTATGTCGTCCCTTGGATGCACCAGTTGATGGCGTAGAAGATGCCAAGCGTGTTGCGACTGAAGCGGCAGACTTGGTCGAATTTATTCGTCAAATGCCATTTGTAGTAGAGACAGACAAGTATATCTTTGTTCATGCTGGTATTGATTTGACCTTGGATGATTGGCATGAAACGACTGATTACAAGAAAGTCTGGCTCAGAAAACCATTCCACGAAGCCGAAAATCATACTGGAAAAACCATTGTCTTTGGGCATACACCGGTTTATGGTTTGCTAAAGCAAGACCGAGGTACTGCTGAGCTTTGGATAACAGATGATGGCAAGATTGGCATGGATGGAGGAGCTGTCTATGGTGGTGTCCTTCATGGGATCGTCTTTACAGACCAAGGAATGGCAGAACACCACTTTATCGAAAATGATGGCTTTATTGCCGAAGATTAG
- the lepA gene encoding translation elongation factor 4, with protein sequence MNLEELKKRQEKIRNFSIIAHIDHGKSTLADRILEKTETVSSREMQAQLLDSMDLERERGITIKLNAIELNYTAKDGETYIFHLIDTPGHVDFTYEVSRSLAACEGAILVVDAAQGIEAQTLANVYLALDNDLEILPVINKIDLPAADPERVRTEIEDVIGLDASEAVLASAKAGIGIEEILEQIVEKVPAPTGDVTAALKALIFDSVYDAYRGVILQVRVMDGVVKPGDKIQLMSNGKTFDVTEVGIFTPKAVGRDFLATGDVGYIAASIKTVQDTRVGDTVTLASNPAAEPLDGYKQMNPMVFAGLYPIESNKYNDLREALEKLQLNDASLQFEPETSQALGFGFRCGFLGLLHMDVIQERLEREFNIDLIMTAPSVIYKVNQTDGESMDVSNPSEFPDPTKIATIEEPYVKAQIMVPQEFVGAVMELAQRKRGDFVTMDYIDDNRVNVIYQIPLAEIVFDFFDKLKSSTRGYASFDYELSEYRPSKLVKMDILLNGDKVDALSFIVHKDFAYERGKLIVDKLKKIIPRQQFEVPIQAAIGHKIVARTDIKALRKNVLAKCYGGDVSRKRKLLEKQKAGKKRMKAIGSVEVPQEAFLSVLSMDEE encoded by the coding sequence ATGAACTTAGAAGAATTAAAGAAACGACAGGAGAAGATTCGAAACTTCTCTATTATCGCCCATATTGACCACGGGAAGTCAACGCTGGCAGACCGCATTTTGGAAAAGACGGAGACGGTTTCTAGTCGTGAAATGCAAGCCCAACTTCTGGATAGTATGGATCTTGAGCGTGAACGTGGGATTACCATTAAACTCAATGCCATTGAGCTGAATTACACTGCAAAAGATGGCGAAACCTATATTTTCCACTTGATTGACACGCCAGGACACGTGGACTTTACCTATGAAGTGTCGCGTTCGCTAGCTGCCTGTGAAGGGGCAATTTTGGTAGTCGATGCGGCCCAAGGGATTGAGGCGCAAACTCTTGCCAACGTTTATCTAGCCTTGGATAATGATTTGGAAATTCTGCCCGTCATTAACAAGATTGACCTACCAGCAGCTGATCCAGAGCGTGTTCGTACAGAGATTGAGGATGTCATTGGACTGGATGCCAGCGAAGCGGTCTTAGCTTCTGCTAAGGCTGGTATTGGTATAGAAGAAATTCTTGAGCAAATCGTTGAAAAAGTGCCAGCCCCAACGGGAGATGTGACGGCAGCACTCAAGGCCTTAATTTTTGACTCAGTTTATGATGCTTATCGTGGGGTTATCCTCCAAGTTCGTGTCATGGACGGAGTTGTTAAACCTGGCGATAAGATTCAACTCATGAGCAATGGCAAGACTTTTGATGTGACGGAAGTTGGTATTTTCACACCGAAAGCAGTAGGGCGTGATTTCCTAGCGACTGGGGACGTTGGTTATATTGCGGCTTCTATCAAGACAGTTCAAGACACGCGTGTCGGAGATACAGTGACCCTAGCAAGCAATCCTGCAGCTGAACCGCTAGATGGCTATAAGCAGATGAATCCTATGGTCTTTGCAGGGCTTTACCCAATCGAGTCAAATAAATACAATGACCTTCGTGAAGCCCTTGAAAAATTGCAGCTCAACGATGCCAGTCTGCAGTTTGAACCAGAAACATCGCAGGCGCTGGGATTTGGTTTCCGTTGTGGATTCCTTGGGCTTCTCCATATGGATGTTATCCAAGAGCGTTTAGAACGTGAGTTTAACATCGACCTCATCATGACAGCTCCGTCTGTTATCTATAAGGTTAACCAAACTGATGGTGAGTCTATGGATGTGTCTAACCCATCAGAGTTTCCAGACCCAACCAAGATTGCGACTATTGAAGAGCCGTATGTTAAGGCGCAAATCATGGTACCACAGGAGTTTGTTGGGGCAGTTATGGAATTAGCTCAACGCAAACGTGGGGACTTTGTGACCATGGACTATATTGATGACAATCGTGTCAATGTTATCTATCAAATTCCACTTGCTGAAATCGTCTTTGACTTCTTTGATAAGCTCAAGTCCTCGACTCGTGGTTATGCAAGCTTTGACTATGAATTGTCAGAGTACCGTCCATCTAAGCTGGTCAAAATGGACATCCTTCTCAATGGTGATAAGGTCGATGCCCTTAGCTTTATCGTTCACAAGGACTTTGCATACGAACGTGGGAAACTCATTGTTGATAAGCTCAAGAAAATCATCCCTCGCCAACAATTTGAAGTGCCGATTCAAGCAGCTATTGGACACAAAATTGTGGCTCGTACGGATATCAAGGCCCTTCGTAAAAACGTACTTGCCAAGTGTTATGGTGGTGACGTTTCTCGTAAGCGTAAACTCCTTGAAAAACAGAAAGCTGGTAAGAAACGCATGAAAGCTATCGGATCAGTAGAAGTCCCACAAGAAGCCTTCCTTAGCGTCTTAAGCATGGATGAAGAATAG
- a CDS encoding AAA family ATPase translates to MISETYLKLLKSEVKKIDNLTNSTYELEAILQDIVDNVKNADLEFIKRLGNLTTKETFSKMKDKQTSILELLYKYLGSRVIDTDYLILKETKKNKSFEALANDLKSLIGLENVKKEIEDLVAFNKVQQSREKIGLKKTNRTMHMAFLGNPGTGKTTVARIVGNMYRSLGILSKGHFIEASRTDLIAEYQGQTALKVKRLIQKAKGGVLFIDEAYSITENDKSDSYGRECLTELTKALEDYREDLVVIVAGYDELMKKFFESNPGLKSRFNYFITFEDYTVDQMFDIFLSYCKNEEYNLHDSAKETLKKYLELHSSNSENKNANGRFVRNVFDKIIMNQAKRLSNLSFATKENYVTILEDDIF, encoded by the coding sequence ATGATTAGTGAAACATATTTAAAACTGTTAAAATCAGAAGTGAAGAAAATTGATAATTTAACAAATAGTACTTATGAATTAGAAGCAATTCTTCAAGATATTGTTGATAATGTTAAAAATGCTGACTTAGAGTTTATAAAACGATTAGGAAACTTAACTACTAAAGAGACATTCTCTAAAATGAAAGATAAGCAAACTAGCATATTGGAATTATTGTATAAATATCTTGGCTCTAGAGTTATTGATACAGATTATTTGATTTTGAAAGAAACAAAAAAAAATAAATCATTTGAAGCACTAGCAAATGATTTAAAGTCATTAATAGGTTTAGAAAATGTGAAGAAAGAGATTGAAGATCTAGTCGCATTTAATAAAGTTCAACAAAGTAGAGAAAAAATCGGTCTTAAAAAAACAAATAGAACGATGCATATGGCGTTTTTAGGTAATCCAGGTACTGGTAAAACTACTGTGGCTAGAATCGTTGGGAATATGTATCGGTCATTAGGAATATTAAGTAAAGGCCACTTTATTGAGGCAAGTAGAACAGACTTAATAGCAGAATATCAAGGACAAACGGCTTTGAAAGTTAAGAGATTGATACAAAAAGCCAAAGGGGGTGTATTGTTTATTGATGAAGCATATAGTATTACTGAAAACGATAAAAGTGATAGTTATGGTCGAGAGTGTTTAACTGAGTTAACTAAAGCATTAGAAGACTATCGTGAAGATTTGGTGGTTATTGTTGCTGGATATGATGAATTGATGAAAAAATTTTTTGAATCTAATCCTGGGTTAAAATCAAGATTTAATTATTTTATTACGTTTGAAGATTATACTGTGGACCAAATGTTTGACATTTTTCTTTCATATTGTAAAAATGAAGAGTACAATTTGCATGATTCTGCAAAAGAAACATTAAAAAAATATTTAGAATTACATAGTAGCAATTCTGAAAATAAAAATGCAAATGGTCGATTTGTAAGAAATGTATTTGATAAAATTATTATGAATCAGGCAAAACGTTTAAGTAACCTTTCTTTTGCTACAAAAGAGAATTATGTAACAATTCTTGAAGACGACATATTTTAA
- a CDS encoding TlyA family RNA methyltransferase, whose translation MAKERVDVLAYKQGLFETREQAKRGVMAGLVVAVLNGERFDKPGEKIPDDTELKLKGEKLKYVSRGGLKLEKALQVFDLSVDGATTIDIGASTGGFTDVMLQNGAELVFAVDVGTNQLAWKLRQDPRVVSMEQFNFRYAEKTDFEQEPSFASIDVSFISLSLILPALHRVLADQGQVVALVKPQFEAGREQIGKNGIIRDAKVHQTVLESVTAMAVEQGFSVVGLDYSPIQGGHGNIEFLAYLKKEEGASNQVAPKIEKVVERAHREFKDE comes from the coding sequence ATGGCTAAGGAAAGAGTGGATGTACTAGCTTATAAACAGGGCTTGTTTGAAACGCGTGAACAAGCCAAGCGTGGTGTCATGGCTGGTCTAGTCGTAGCAGTCCTTAATGGGGAGCGTTTTGACAAACCAGGAGAGAAAATCCCAGATGATACTGAACTAAAACTCAAAGGTGAAAAACTCAAGTATGTCAGCCGTGGTGGTCTAAAACTGGAAAAGGCCTTGCAAGTCTTTGATTTGTCAGTGGATGGGGCGACCACGATTGATATCGGAGCCTCTACTGGAGGATTTACTGATGTTATGTTGCAAAATGGTGCTGAGTTAGTCTTTGCAGTTGATGTCGGTACCAATCAGTTGGCTTGGAAATTACGCCAAGACCCACGGGTTGTCAGCATGGAGCAGTTTAATTTTCGTTATGCTGAAAAGACTGACTTTGAGCAGGAACCAAGCTTTGCCAGTATTGATGTGAGTTTTATTTCCCTCAGTCTGATCTTACCAGCCTTGCACCGTGTCTTGGCAGATCAAGGGCAGGTGGTAGCACTTGTTAAGCCTCAGTTTGAAGCAGGTCGTGAGCAAATAGGGAAAAATGGAATCATTCGAGATGCCAAGGTTCATCAAACTGTCCTTGAATCTGTCACTGCTATGGCGGTTGAACAAGGTTTTTCAGTGGTTGGATTAGACTATTCACCAATCCAAGGAGGACATGGAAACATCGAATTTCTGGCATATTTGAAAAAGGAAGAGGGAGCAAGCAATCAAGTTGCCCCCAAAATAGAAAAAGTTGTAGAGAGAGCACATAGAGAATTTAAAGATGAATAA
- the recN gene encoding DNA repair protein RecN: MLLEISIKNFAIIEAISLNFEKGMTVLTGETGAGKSIIIDAMNLMLGARATTDVIRHGAPKAEIEGLFSVENSRLLQELFEEQGLEMGDEIIIRREILQNGRSVSRVNGQMVNLSVLRAIGQHLVDIHGQHDQEELMRPQLHIQMLDEFGDAAFLDLKETYQTSFDAYRKMRKQVLEVKKNQQEHKARIEMLEFQMAEIEAANLQAGEDLALNQERDKLLNHKNIADTLTNAYTMLDNEEFSSLANVRSAMNDMESVEEYDPEYREISSSLSETYYVLEDITKRLEDIIEDLDFDGNRLMQVENRLDLLNTISRKYGGTVDDVLLYFAKITDEYNLLTGNNLSSEDMEAELKKLEVNLVDLAGQLAIARHDLAQQLEAEIKQELQDLYMEKAQFQVRFSKSKFSREGNEAVEFYISTNPGEDFKPLVKVASGGELSRLMLAIKSAFSRKEGKTSIVFDEVDTGVSGRVAQAIAQKIHKIGQHGQVLAISHLPQVIAIADYQFFIEKISDEHSTVSTVRLLTLEERVEEVAKMLAGENVTEAALTQARELLQTREK, encoded by the coding sequence ATGTTACTTGAAATTTCAATAAAAAACTTTGCCATTATTGAGGCGATTTCGCTCAATTTTGAAAAGGGTATGACTGTTTTGACTGGGGAAACGGGTGCTGGAAAGTCTATCATTATCGACGCTATGAATCTCATGTTGGGGGCTCGTGCAACGACAGACGTTATTCGTCATGGTGCGCCAAAGGCGGAGATAGAGGGGCTTTTCTCGGTTGAAAATAGTCGCCTTTTACAGGAACTTTTTGAAGAGCAAGGTTTGGAAATGGGTGATGAAATTATCATCCGCCGGGAAATTTTGCAAAATGGTCGTAGTGTTAGTCGCGTGAATGGTCAGATGGTCAATCTGTCTGTCTTGCGTGCCATTGGGCAACACCTTGTGGATATCCATGGTCAGCATGACCAAGAGGAGTTAATGCGTCCACAACTGCACATCCAGATGTTGGATGAGTTTGGTGATGCAGCTTTCTTGGACTTGAAGGAGACTTATCAGACGAGCTTTGATGCCTATCGCAAAATGCGTAAGCAGGTTCTAGAAGTCAAGAAAAACCAACAGGAACACAAGGCTCGTATTGAGATGTTGGAATTTCAAATGGCAGAGATTGAGGCAGCGAACTTACAGGCAGGTGAAGACTTGGCTCTCAACCAAGAACGAGATAAACTCCTCAATCATAAGAATATTGCAGATACGCTAACCAATGCCTACACTATGTTGGACAATGAGGAATTCTCCAGTCTTGCTAATGTCCGTTCAGCCATGAATGACATGGAAAGTGTTGAAGAATACGACCCTGAATACCGTGAAATTTCAAGTTCTCTGTCAGAGACCTACTATGTTTTAGAAGATATTACAAAGCGTTTGGAAGATATTATTGAAGATCTAGATTTTGATGGCAATCGACTCATGCAGGTTGAGAATCGCCTAGATCTTCTGAATACTATTTCCCGTAAGTACGGTGGAACTGTGGATGATGTCCTGCTTTATTTTGCTAAGATTACGGATGAGTACAATCTCTTGACAGGAAATAACCTTTCCTCCGAAGACATGGAAGCAGAGCTTAAGAAATTGGAAGTCAATCTTGTTGACTTGGCAGGACAGCTTGCAATAGCTCGCCATGATTTGGCCCAGCAGCTTGAGGCAGAGATTAAACAAGAACTGCAAGACCTCTATATGGAGAAAGCTCAATTTCAGGTTCGCTTTAGTAAGAGCAAATTCAGCCGTGAAGGAAATGAAGCAGTTGAGTTTTACATTTCTACTAACCCAGGTGAGGACTTTAAACCTTTGGTCAAGGTGGCGTCTGGAGGAGAATTGTCTCGTCTGATGTTGGCTATCAAGTCTGCCTTTTCTCGTAAGGAAGGTAAGACCAGTATAGTCTTTGATGAGGTGGATACGGGAGTTTCAGGTCGTGTTGCTCAAGCCATCGCTCAGAAGATTCATAAGATTGGCCAGCATGGTCAGGTTCTTGCTATTTCTCACCTTCCACAAGTGATTGCGATCGCGGATTATCAATTCTTTATTGAAAAGATTAGTGACGAACATTCAACTGTTTCGACAGTTCGTCTCTTGACTTTAGAAGAACGAGTAGAGGAAGTTGCTAAGATGTTAGCAGGAGAGAATGTAACCGAAGCGGCCCTTACCCAAGCGAGAGAATTATTGCAAACGAGGGAGAAATAA
- the truB gene encoding tRNA pseudouridine(55) synthase TruB: MNGIINLKKEAGMTSHDAVFKLRKILGTKKIGHGGTLDPDVVGVLPIAVGKATRMVEFMQDEGKVYEGEITLGYSTTTEDASGEVVAETPVLSSLDETTVDEAIASLTGPITQIPPMYSAVKVNGRKLYEYARAGQEVERPERQVTIYQFERTSPISYENHLARFTFRVKCSKGTYIRTLSVDLGEKLGYAAHMSHLTRTSAAGLQLEDALTLDEIAEKVEAGQLDFLHPLEIGIGDLVKVFLTPEEATEVRFGRFIELDQTDQELAAFEGDKLLAILEKRDNFYKPRKVFS; the protein is encoded by the coding sequence ATGAACGGTATTATCAACTTAAAAAAAGAAGCGGGGATGACCTCGCATGATGCGGTTTTTAAACTGCGTAAGATTTTGGGAACCAAGAAGATTGGTCATGGTGGGACCTTGGATCCAGATGTGGTGGGTGTTTTGCCTATTGCAGTTGGCAAGGCAACCCGCATGGTCGAGTTTATGCAGGACGAGGGCAAGGTCTATGAGGGGGAGATCACTCTTGGTTATTCAACGACGACTGAGGATGCCAGTGGAGAAGTGGTCGCAGAGACACCTGTTTTGTCGTCCTTGGATGAAACCACTGTCGATGAAGCGATTGCGAGTCTGACTGGGCCTATTACTCAGATTCCACCTATGTATTCGGCTGTTAAGGTTAATGGTCGCAAGCTCTATGAGTATGCGCGTGCTGGTCAGGAAGTGGAGCGTCCAGAACGTCAGGTGACCATTTATCAATTTGAGCGGACTAGTCCGATTTCTTATGAGAATCACCTCGCACGATTTACTTTTCGTGTAAAATGCAGTAAGGGGACTTATATCCGTACCTTGTCAGTTGACTTGGGAGAGAAGCTTGGTTATGCGGCCCATATGTCCCATCTGACACGGACGAGTGCTGCAGGGTTACAACTGGAGGATGCTCTTACCTTGGACGAAATTGCTGAAAAAGTGGAGGCTGGTCAGCTGGACTTTCTCCATCCTCTAGAGATTGGAATAGGTGACCTTGTCAAAGTTTTCCTAACTCCAGAAGAGGCTACAGAAGTGCGCTTTGGTCGTTTTATCGAGCTAGACCAAACGGACCAAGAATTGGCTGCCTTTGAGGGAGACAAATTGCTAGCCATTCTAGAAAAACGAGACAATTTCTACAAACCAAGGAAGGTTTTTAGCTAG